The following proteins come from a genomic window of Gemmatimonadaceae bacterium:
- a CDS encoding NUDIX domain-containing protein, whose amino-acid sequence MRERPSSPSSTARQTTLSVDIVVLTPRAKRLAVLVAKAPDTHSRERWILPWDAPRGEESLADAAARVARAALGTAPAALEQIAAFGDNRRHPGDAELSVGFFALMPNGDYLPSGSESTWFDAEELPAVFPRQRAIIDAAFDAVRARLDQSPLAFRLLPPTFTLSELQAVYEILLGRRLHKASFRRALQAAYLVEPTDEWRSEGRGRPAQLFRYAPRKRRDRRRGVRFDLVSG is encoded by the coding sequence ATGCGCGAACGCCCCTCCTCCCCTTCTTCCACCGCGCGCCAGACGACGCTGTCTGTGGACATCGTCGTGCTCACCCCGCGCGCCAAGCGACTGGCCGTTCTCGTCGCGAAGGCACCCGACACACATTCCCGCGAGCGGTGGATCCTGCCCTGGGATGCCCCGCGTGGTGAAGAATCACTCGCTGATGCGGCGGCGCGCGTCGCCCGAGCCGCCCTCGGCACTGCGCCCGCGGCCCTCGAACAGATCGCCGCATTCGGCGACAACCGCCGCCATCCCGGCGACGCCGAACTCTCGGTCGGGTTCTTCGCACTCATGCCCAACGGAGATTACCTCCCGTCGGGGTCGGAGTCCACTTGGTTCGACGCCGAGGAACTCCCGGCCGTGTTTCCACGTCAGCGCGCCATCATCGATGCAGCATTCGATGCCGTTCGCGCGCGCCTCGACCAATCGCCGCTGGCCTTTCGCCTCCTGCCGCCAACATTCACGCTCAGTGAGCTACAGGCCGTCTACGAGATCCTCCTCGGGCGCCGGCTCCACAAGGCCAGCTTCCGTCGCGCCCTGCAGGCGGCCTACCTCGTGGAACCCACCGACGAGTGGCGAAGCGAGGGACGCGGCCGACCCGCTCAACTCTTCCGATACGCCCCGCGGAAGCGTCGCGACCGGCGACGCGGCGTGCGCTTCGATCTGGTCTCGGGCTAG
- a CDS encoding MBL fold metallo-hydrolase — protein MASSFDRPRAAPETLTATWVGHATTLLQIGSLNVLTDPMWSQRASPLSWAGPARVVPPAVALDALPPVDMVLISHNHYDHLDEQTVKGLQSRHAEAVWMAPLGVARLLRRWGVRQVHELDWWATDRVADAEVACVPARHFSARTPWDRGKTLWCGWTIANDGWRVYFAGDTAYHPEFGQIAERHGPFDLVLLPVGAYEPRWFMGSVHMNPEDALEAYGDLSRGHPDAPAPTLLPIHWGTFRLTDEPVTEPPARLRARWADADLPGGALWLAAHGQTHRRERPG, from the coding sequence GTGGCGAGCTCGTTCGACCGGCCGCGGGCGGCCCCGGAAACGCTGACCGCCACATGGGTGGGCCACGCGACGACACTGCTCCAGATCGGGAGTCTCAATGTCCTGACCGATCCGATGTGGAGCCAACGGGCGAGTCCGCTTTCCTGGGCCGGACCGGCGCGAGTGGTGCCGCCGGCGGTGGCGCTGGACGCGCTGCCGCCGGTCGACATGGTGCTGATCTCGCACAATCACTACGACCATCTAGATGAGCAAACCGTTAAGGGTCTGCAGTCGCGGCATGCGGAGGCGGTCTGGATGGCGCCGCTCGGCGTGGCCCGCCTGCTGCGGCGGTGGGGGGTGCGGCAGGTGCACGAACTCGACTGGTGGGCGACCGACCGCGTGGCGGACGCCGAGGTGGCGTGTGTGCCGGCGCGCCATTTCAGTGCGCGCACCCCATGGGATCGAGGCAAGACGCTCTGGTGCGGGTGGACGATCGCCAACGACGGCTGGCGCGTGTACTTTGCCGGCGACACGGCGTACCACCCAGAGTTTGGCCAGATCGCCGAACGTCATGGTCCGTTCGACCTTGTGCTGCTCCCGGTGGGCGCGTACGAGCCGCGCTGGTTCATGGGGAGCGTGCACATGAATCCGGAGGACGCGCTGGAGGCGTACGGCGATCTGAGCCGCGGGCATCCTGACGCGCCGGCGCCGACCCTGCTGCCGATCCACTGGGGAACGTTTCGACTCACCGACGAACCGGTGACCGAGCCCCCGGCGCGCCTCCGGGCCCGTTGGGCCGACGCCGACCTTCCGGGCGGCGCGCTCTGGCTTGCGGCGCACGGACAAACGCACCGTCGCGAGAGACCCGGATGA
- a CDS encoding polysaccharide biosynthesis/export family protein — translation MSRSFRLIVAAVSLALLPARVRAQNPVPEPHAVTDVILRPGDVVRLKLWPEQQYSGDYQVETSGIVAIPLLGEMHVAGKPLSEVRNEVRDRYRSLTTNGVAIVSLQFRVSVLGQVARPGLYAVDATQSVFDALSQAGGPTPGADLTRVRLIRDDHIVILDAKQAEETGAPLLSILLQSGDRIIVPQQTMTWLSWQNALTALQTIGLIIALAKHP, via the coding sequence ATGTCTCGCTCGTTCCGCCTCATCGTCGCCGCCGTGAGCCTGGCGCTGCTGCCCGCCCGCGTGCGCGCGCAGAATCCCGTGCCCGAACCGCACGCCGTGACCGACGTCATTCTTCGTCCCGGCGACGTGGTGCGACTCAAACTGTGGCCCGAGCAGCAATACTCGGGGGACTATCAGGTGGAGACCTCGGGCATCGTGGCCATTCCCCTGCTTGGCGAGATGCACGTGGCCGGGAAGCCGTTGAGCGAGGTCCGCAACGAAGTGCGTGACCGGTACCGTTCACTGACGACGAATGGCGTCGCGATCGTGTCGTTGCAGTTCCGGGTCAGCGTGCTGGGCCAGGTGGCGCGTCCCGGGTTGTATGCCGTGGACGCCACCCAGTCGGTGTTCGATGCACTGAGCCAGGCGGGCGGGCCCACGCCCGGGGCGGATCTGACGCGCGTTCGACTGATTCGCGACGATCACATCGTGATCCTCGACGCCAAACAGGCGGAGGAAACGGGCGCCCCGTTGTTGAGCATTCTGCTGCAGTCGGGCGATCGCATCATCGTGCCGCAGCAGACCATGACCTGGCTCAGCTGGCAGAACGCCCTGACCGCGCTGCAGACGATCGGGTTGATCATCGCCCTCGCGAAGCACCCCTGA
- a CDS encoding oxidative damage protection protein codes for MTDITCTRCGQTKAGFERAPFPGPVGARVVAEICRDCWALWLKQQTMLINHYGLNVMDPQARSFLTRNMQAFLFNAGQEEDVDTSKKGSITW; via the coding sequence ATGACGGACATCACCTGCACACGCTGCGGTCAGACCAAGGCGGGATTCGAGCGCGCGCCATTCCCGGGCCCGGTCGGCGCGCGGGTCGTGGCCGAGATCTGCCGGGACTGCTGGGCCCTCTGGCTCAAGCAGCAGACCATGCTCATCAATCACTACGGATTGAATGTCATGGATCCGCAAGCGCGAAGCTTCCTGACGCGAAACATGCAGGCGTTCCTCTTCAACGCAGGCCAGGAAGAGGACGTCGACACAAGCAAGAAGGGCTCCATCACCTGGTAG
- a CDS encoding M1 family metallopeptidase encodes MNRLLLLCALATACASQQPQMMSPVRIDPVATAAAMAGAGTSVRTLADDPFTRIDHMWLPAPNRYRSADGQPGPAYWQQRADYRIDASLDTTNRTVRGHVAIHYTNNSPDTLRFVWLQVDQNLYAPGSKGSALFTPDSRWGVRGFEGGDALSDLRVDGQPAAGHVDDTMMRIDLDRPLAPGGDTANIAMDFAFRVPDHGSDRMGRDGTLYEIAQWYPRMVVYDDVRGWNTDPYLGQGEFYLEYGTFDYAVTVPAGYTVAGSGMLQNDSEVLSPAERERLAQAMRTEQQVSVITRDEARARVTPGTRTWRFHADSVRDVAWAAAPDFRWDATSWHGVRIQAFYQYPKAGSAWETGAEQTQWTIKTYSQLWYPYPYPSATSVAGPVGGMEYPMFVMVHYGTGQANSTFGTIDHEHGHEWFPMIVGSNERRYAWQDEGFNTYQNAFSNERRYPGTSAFAGYMQSWRQAVDQRVDVPLLTPPDRIDARALGAIGYRKPGAVLLALRDNVIGRETMDRAMREYVRRWAFKHPTPADFFRTVENVSGEDLSWFWHAFWYTTDVLDIGIDRVGMRTVDGQRVADITLTKHTSVPFPVALRVKYADGSTQDFRFPVQVWNIGDHYTASIPARGQVVGVHLWPDPDVPDWNPANDVWGDAPAVDAGMPSTGGGLAYPIGSRP; translated from the coding sequence ATGAACCGCCTCCTCCTGCTGTGTGCGCTCGCAACCGCCTGTGCGTCGCAGCAGCCGCAGATGATGTCCCCTGTTCGCATCGATCCCGTCGCCACCGCCGCCGCGATGGCGGGCGCCGGCACCTCGGTGCGCACGCTCGCCGACGATCCGTTCACGCGCATCGATCACATGTGGCTGCCCGCGCCCAATCGATACCGCAGCGCCGACGGCCAACCCGGCCCCGCCTATTGGCAGCAGCGGGCCGACTATCGCATCGACGCCTCGCTCGATACCACCAACCGCACCGTACGCGGCCACGTGGCCATTCACTACACCAACAACTCCCCCGACACGCTGCGCTTCGTGTGGCTGCAGGTCGATCAGAATCTCTACGCTCCGGGAAGCAAAGGATCGGCGCTCTTCACGCCCGATTCTCGGTGGGGCGTCCGCGGATTCGAGGGCGGCGACGCGCTGTCCGATCTGCGAGTGGATGGGCAACCGGCCGCCGGACACGTCGATGACACGATGATGCGTATCGATCTCGACCGCCCCCTGGCGCCTGGCGGCGACACCGCGAACATCGCCATGGATTTTGCGTTCCGCGTTCCCGACCACGGCTCCGACCGCATGGGACGCGACGGCACGCTCTACGAGATCGCGCAGTGGTATCCTCGAATGGTCGTGTACGACGACGTCCGCGGGTGGAACACCGACCCCTATCTGGGCCAGGGCGAGTTCTACCTCGAATACGGCACCTTTGACTACGCCGTCACCGTCCCCGCGGGCTACACGGTGGCCGGCAGCGGCATGCTGCAGAACGACAGTGAGGTACTCAGCCCCGCCGAGCGGGAGCGCCTTGCCCAGGCCATGCGCACCGAGCAGCAGGTCAGCGTCATCACCCGCGACGAAGCCCGGGCCCGCGTCACGCCGGGCACCAGGACCTGGCGCTTCCACGCCGACAGCGTGCGTGACGTGGCGTGGGCCGCGGCGCCCGATTTCCGTTGGGATGCCACCAGCTGGCACGGCGTGCGCATCCAGGCCTTCTATCAATACCCCAAGGCCGGTAGCGCCTGGGAAACCGGCGCCGAACAGACCCAATGGACCATCAAGACATACTCGCAACTGTGGTACCCATATCCTTACCCCAGCGCCACCTCCGTGGCCGGGCCGGTCGGCGGCATGGAATATCCGATGTTCGTCATGGTGCACTACGGCACCGGCCAAGCGAACTCCACGTTCGGAACCATCGATCATGAACACGGCCACGAATGGTTCCCGATGATCGTCGGGTCCAACGAGCGCCGCTATGCCTGGCAGGACGAGGGCTTCAACACCTATCAGAACGCCTTCTCCAACGAGCGCCGCTACCCCGGCACGAGCGCGTTCGCCGGATACATGCAGAGTTGGCGCCAGGCCGTTGACCAACGCGTCGACGTCCCCCTCCTCACCCCGCCCGATCGCATCGACGCCCGCGCCCTCGGCGCGATCGGATATCGCAAGCCGGGCGCCGTGCTGCTCGCGCTCCGCGACAACGTGATCGGACGCGAAACCATGGACCGCGCCATGCGCGAGTACGTGCGGCGATGGGCATTCAAGCACCCGACCCCCGCCGATTTCTTCCGCACCGTGGAGAATGTCTCCGGCGAGGATCTCAGCTGGTTCTGGCACGCCTTCTGGTACACCACGGATGTGCTGGACATCGGCATCGACCGCGTCGGCATGCGGACCGTCGACGGCCAGCGCGTGGCCGACATCACCCTCACCAAGCACACGTCCGTTCCGTTTCCGGTCGCGCTTCGCGTGAAGTACGCCGATGGCTCTACGCAGGACTTTCGCTTCCCGGTGCAGGTCTGGAACATCGGAGATCACTACACGGCCTCCATTCCGGCCCGCGGCCAGGTGGTGGGCGTGCACCTCTGGCCCGATCCCGATGTGCCCGACTGGAACCCGGCAAATGACGTCTGGGGCGATGCGCCGGCGGTTGATGCCGGAATGCCGTCTACCGGCGGAGGACTGGCTTACCCCATCGGCTCCAGACCGTGA
- a CDS encoding fatty acid desaturase, with translation MPGFGVLAARWWIPLLFILVAGHITNVCVTLFLHRAQTHRGVRLHYLAALPMRLWLWLTTAIVTKEWVACHRKHHAFADREGDPHSPLLEGLRNIVLKGAFYYRKAVRQPGILEKYGRGTPNDWIERHLLSPLNWLGILVMLGIDIYLFGFFVGPLVWAVQMLWIPFWAAGVVNGIGHALGYRNFDVKDASRNIVPIAFWLGGEELHNNHHADPRSAKFKAKWYEFDIGWTYIRLLQLFGLAKVEYARET, from the coding sequence ATGCCAGGTTTCGGCGTGTTGGCCGCTCGATGGTGGATCCCGTTGCTGTTCATCCTGGTCGCTGGGCATATCACGAACGTATGCGTCACGCTGTTCCTGCATCGGGCCCAGACCCATCGCGGTGTTCGTCTGCACTACCTGGCGGCGCTGCCCATGCGGCTGTGGCTGTGGCTTACCACCGCCATCGTCACCAAGGAATGGGTAGCCTGTCACCGCAAGCACCACGCATTCGCCGACCGCGAAGGTGATCCGCACAGCCCGCTCCTTGAAGGGCTCCGCAACATCGTGCTCAAGGGCGCCTTCTATTACCGGAAGGCTGTCCGCCAACCAGGAATCCTCGAGAAGTACGGCAGGGGTACCCCCAACGACTGGATCGAACGCCATCTGCTGTCGCCCCTCAACTGGCTCGGCATCCTGGTCATGCTCGGCATCGACATCTACCTGTTCGGATTCTTCGTCGGGCCCCTCGTCTGGGCCGTGCAGATGCTGTGGATCCCCTTCTGGGCGGCCGGCGTGGTGAACGGCATCGGCCATGCCCTCGGCTACCGGAATTTCGACGTCAAAGACGCGAGCCGGAACATCGTCCCCATCGCCTTCTGGCTCGGCGGCGAGGAACTGCACAACAACCATCACGCCGATCCCCGGTCCGCCAAGTTCAAAGCCAAGTGGTACGAGTTCGACATCGGGTGGACGTACATCAGACTGCTGCAGCTGTTCGGCCTCGCGAAGGTCGAATACGCGCGCGAAACCTGA